One genomic window of Candidatus Binatia bacterium includes the following:
- a CDS encoding NERD domain-containing protein, whose amino-acid sequence MTFWACNPSAGFAPRASPNRTLTGGAADQPPFVTVELSAVEATFRQLAPTHRATQTDRGSGHDAVRVGTSLALAVSMARVYGRRNEWLDLRVASRSRRLQVFLYGLIVAALAGASYHPIIGAGALVIAVPIVATLARERRWAQDGADGEFETAIQLARLAPEYTVFNDVPFTGFNVDHVVVGPTGVWAIETKSACRSIEVCGRSLSIDGAPPHPWDPRRQARRNALDISRRLETATGERWWVEPVVSYPRAEVTVTSNVEESDVVDVARLLTRVRHGKRPMPADRQARAVEALLSLRDGTHGQRQPVTGAAR is encoded by the coding sequence ATGACCTTCTGGGCGTGCAACCCGTCCGCCGGTTTCGCCCCCCGTGCATCCCCTAACCGCACCCTCACCGGGGGGGCCGCCGATCAGCCCCCGTTTGTGACCGTCGAGCTTTCGGCGGTCGAGGCCACGTTTCGACAGCTCGCGCCAACGCATCGTGCGACGCAAACCGATCGAGGAAGCGGGCACGACGCGGTGCGAGTCGGCACTTCCCTTGCTCTTGCCGTCTCCATGGCACGCGTGTACGGACGCCGAAACGAGTGGCTGGATCTCCGCGTTGCGTCACGCTCGCGCCGGCTCCAGGTCTTCCTGTACGGATTGATCGTCGCCGCACTGGCCGGCGCCAGCTACCACCCGATCATCGGCGCCGGCGCGCTGGTCATCGCCGTTCCGATCGTTGCCACTTTGGCGCGAGAGCGGCGTTGGGCGCAGGACGGCGCCGATGGAGAGTTCGAGACCGCCATCCAACTTGCCCGCCTCGCGCCTGAGTACACGGTCTTCAACGACGTTCCGTTCACCGGCTTCAACGTCGACCATGTCGTCGTCGGTCCAACCGGCGTCTGGGCCATCGAAACGAAGTCGGCCTGCCGGAGCATCGAGGTGTGCGGTCGGTCCTTGTCCATAGATGGCGCACCGCCGCACCCATGGGACCCGCGGCGGCAGGCCCGACGTAACGCGCTGGATATCAGCCGGCGCCTGGAAACCGCCACGGGGGAACGCTGGTGGGTGGAACCGGTCGTGAGTTACCCGCGCGCCGAAGTCACCGTTACCAGCAACGTGGAAGAGTCCGATGTCGTCGACGTCGCCCGACTGCTGACCCGCGTCCGACACGGCAAACGCCCCATGCCCGCGGACCGCCAGGCCCGGGCGGTCGAGGCGCTGCTGTCACTCCGAGACGGAACCCACGGGCAGCGCCAGCCGGTGACCGGCGCTGCCCGCTGA